In a genomic window of Methanosarcina horonobensis HB-1 = JCM 15518:
- a CDS encoding YnfA family protein → MIDSYVIDPGISLALFFLAALFEIGGGYLVWLWLRENKGVVFGLLGGLILAVYGIIPTFQPANFGRVYAAYGGIFIVSSLIWGFFVDKKKPDRYEVIGALIALVGVFVMFYIPR, encoded by the coding sequence ATGATCGATTCCTACGTTATTGACCCGGGAATTTCACTTGCTCTTTTTTTCCTGGCTGCCCTTTTTGAAATCGGAGGCGGATATCTTGTCTGGCTGTGGTTAAGGGAAAATAAGGGAGTAGTATTCGGGCTCCTGGGCGGGCTGATTTTAGCTGTCTATGGAATCATCCCAACCTTTCAACCGGCAAATTTCGGTAGGGTTTATGCCGCATATGGAGGAATTTTTATTGTTTCCTCTTTGATATGGGGTTTTTTTGTTGATAAGAAGAAACCCGACAGGTATGAAGTTATAGGGGCACTGATAGCGCTGGTTGGTGTTTTTGTGATGTTCTATATCCCGCGCTAA
- a CDS encoding magnesium transporter CorA family protein, which produces MLQIFKSTDAGMIALERIESGAWINLVNPGKSEISYVSENLNIPVEHIIAALDEEERARIEVDGNCTVVLIDAPVPNVEAKEGGVYYTVPLGIIITDKNIVTVSLRENHVINNFVERKIKSFYTFKKTRFFLQILYNNSKLYLRYLRDIDKTSGLIENRLHKSLRNKELIQLLELEKSLVYFSTSLKSNEMVLEKIQRSNPIKMYPEDSELLDDVIIENKQAIEMANIYSNILSGTMDAYASVISNNLNIVMKFLTSVTIVLSIPTMIASFFGMNVDVPFESNPHAFTIIFIISMFFAIIIALTMARKEMF; this is translated from the coding sequence ATGCTTCAGATATTTAAATCAACAGATGCTGGAATGATAGCTCTGGAGCGGATTGAAAGCGGGGCATGGATTAATCTGGTAAATCCCGGTAAAAGCGAAATCTCGTATGTTTCGGAAAACCTCAATATTCCTGTTGAACATATTATAGCTGCTCTTGATGAAGAAGAGCGTGCAAGGATTGAAGTTGACGGAAATTGTACTGTTGTACTGATAGATGCTCCTGTGCCAAATGTTGAAGCTAAGGAAGGTGGAGTATATTATACAGTTCCTCTTGGAATTATTATTACCGATAAGAATATTGTTACTGTTTCTCTCCGAGAGAACCATGTCATAAATAATTTTGTTGAGAGAAAAATAAAGTCTTTTTATACATTTAAAAAAACACGTTTCTTTTTACAGATTCTCTACAATAATTCTAAGTTATATCTTCGATACCTCAGGGACATTGACAAAACAAGTGGCTTAATTGAAAACAGGCTGCATAAATCTCTGAGAAATAAAGAGTTAATTCAGCTCCTCGAACTGGAAAAAAGTCTTGTATATTTTTCTACCTCTCTGAAGAGCAATGAAATGGTCCTCGAAAAAATCCAGAGGTCAAACCCTATTAAGATGTATCCTGAAGATTCCGAACTGCTTGATGATGTTATTATCGAAAATAAGCAGGCAATTGAAATGGCAAATATTTATAGCAACATTTTAAGCGGGACAATGGACGCATACGCATCTGTCATATCCAATAACCTGAACATTGTAATGAAATTCCTGACATCTGTTACCATAGTATTGTCGATTCCAACAATGATCGCAAGCTTTTTCGGGATGAATGTTGATGTCCCATTTGAGAGTAATCCTCATGCTTTTACAATCATTTTCATAATTTCCATGTTTTTTGCGATTATTATAGCACTGACCATGGCTAGAAAAGAAATGTTCTGA
- the tusB gene encoding sulfurtransferase complex subunit TusB gives MREEYDVFLLTKPPFSPRSELCLKLAAHSGNARLYLASDGVYHLFSGIQELPGCRIYACQEDLEARAIENREKVTVPDNFYAAFIEDVMEHCKYAYTF, from the coding sequence ATGCGAGAAGAATATGATGTGTTCCTGCTTACAAAGCCTCCTTTCAGCCCGCGATCGGAACTGTGCCTTAAACTGGCTGCTCACTCCGGAAATGCCAGACTCTACCTTGCAAGCGATGGGGTTTATCACCTGTTTTCCGGTATACAGGAACTGCCGGGGTGCAGAATTTATGCCTGCCAGGAAGACCTCGAAGCAAGAGCGATAGAAAACCGAGAAAAAGTTACAGTTCCTGATAACTTTTACGCTGCTTTCATAGAGGATGTAATGGAACACTGTAAATATGCATACACGTTTTAA
- a CDS encoding DsrE family protein — translation MKSVFYLLDTAPYGSEKAFGALNAAAVSLNKMHVVLGLYGDGVYLVAAGQDSNKLGVPNLSDILYSYGELNVLVHEPSLIERGLFGETLIETMELVDEKDFLEAMESSDCVILF, via the coding sequence ATGAAATCAGTTTTCTATCTGCTGGATACTGCCCCATACGGCAGTGAAAAAGCCTTCGGAGCATTGAATGCAGCTGCAGTAAGCCTTAACAAAATGCATGTGGTCCTCGGCCTTTATGGAGATGGAGTTTATCTTGTAGCTGCAGGCCAGGACAGCAATAAGCTTGGAGTACCAAACCTTTCAGATATTCTCTACTCGTATGGAGAGTTAAATGTACTTGTGCATGAACCCTCGCTGATTGAGAGGGGCCTCTTTGGGGAAACCCTGATAGAGACCATGGAACTTGTCGATGAAAAAGACTTTCTCGAAGCGATGGAAAGCTCGGACTGTGTTATCTTATTTTAA
- a CDS encoding DsrE/DsrF/TusD sulfur relay family protein, giving the protein MKTLTIVLTDGPYISEYAEIACKLAESALKQCHVNIFLYLDAVHIPKKGQNPSFFTNTGELFAGLAEKGAVIRACARCAASRGYTAEEETENGSNCRDYTPGIKISSLYELSEMLSKSDRVISL; this is encoded by the coding sequence TTGAAGACATTAACCATAGTGCTCACTGACGGCCCTTATATTTCCGAATACGCTGAGATTGCCTGCAAGCTTGCCGAAAGTGCGCTTAAACAATGTCATGTGAATATATTCCTGTACCTGGACGCAGTTCATATACCTAAAAAAGGTCAGAATCCATCATTTTTTACAAACACAGGCGAACTTTTTGCCGGGCTTGCGGAGAAAGGAGCTGTGATAAGAGCCTGTGCGCGGTGTGCTGCTTCAAGAGGTTACACTGCAGAAGAGGAGACCGAGAACGGAAGTAACTGTAGAGACTACACCCCCGGAATAAAAATTTCCAGTCTCTATGAACTTTCGGAAATGCTGAGTAAAAGCGATAGAGTAATCTCACTTTAA
- a CDS encoding (Fe-S)-binding protein, whose translation MSGNPNEIKLVNNAMSNATRRKIMNFLANGDRTVEEIGATAGKAMLDFHLKVLQQAGLIELNEGTASLTEYGRNFLKGKEEKEQGKGADLSQARPVEVTEVRQLLPCIADSSKFRTIANMAPPLGGVLKVLEPIFSRSRYSDGIGALMIQQNEVITTIYGTGKVTMTMIKNEEEARSRLENLKSTINEAIAKGVAPAPREKVRVEPMEIYKYLPQTNCGKCSEQSCYTFAIKLMGGETTLDKCTSLKEPGYTTNLEHLQVLSAYI comes from the coding sequence ATGTCCGGAAACCCAAATGAGATAAAGCTGGTAAATAATGCTATGTCCAATGCTACCCGAAGGAAGATTATGAACTTCCTTGCTAATGGCGATAGAACAGTTGAGGAAATAGGAGCTACAGCCGGAAAAGCCATGCTCGACTTCCATCTTAAAGTCCTGCAGCAAGCAGGCCTGATAGAGCTAAATGAAGGGACTGCAAGCTTGACCGAATATGGCAGGAATTTCCTTAAAGGTAAAGAGGAAAAAGAGCAGGGGAAGGGTGCAGACCTCTCACAGGCCAGACCTGTCGAGGTTACAGAAGTAAGGCAGCTTTTGCCCTGCATAGCGGACTCTTCAAAGTTCAGGACAATTGCAAACATGGCTCCGCCTCTCGGAGGGGTGCTTAAAGTTCTGGAACCAATTTTCTCGAGAAGCAGGTACTCTGATGGAATAGGTGCTCTTATGATACAGCAAAACGAGGTCATCACTACCATATACGGCACCGGAAAAGTTACCATGACCATGATCAAAAATGAGGAAGAAGCCAGAAGCAGGCTTGAAAACTTGAAGAGCACGATCAATGAAGCTATAGCAAAAGGCGTTGCTCCGGCTCCCAGGGAAAAGGTAAGGGTCGAACCCATGGAGATTTATAAATACCTGCCTCAGACCAACTGCGGGAAATGCAGCGAACAGAGCTGTTACACATTTGCAATAAAGCTCATGGGAGGGGAAACTACCCTGGACAAATGCACATCTCTTAAAGAACCGGGATATACAACCAACCTCGAACACCTGCAGGTTTTGAGTGCGTATATATGA
- a CDS encoding ammonium transporter translates to MLNTGSTGFMLLATSLVMLMTPGLAFFYGGLACKRNILGIMMQSFVSLGITTILWFFVGYSLCFSGGEGAIIGDLDKMFLHGITPLTPFKNGGFPELVFVAYQMMFAIITPALITGAFANRVTFKAYLIFLVVWQLFVYYPFAHMVWGGGLLAEMGVLDFAGGIVVHATAGAAALASVFYVGSRKYKDSKPNSIPLMAIGTALLWFGWYGFNAGSELNVDGITALAFLNSDIAASFAAITWMIIEWLKETKPKFVGFMTGAVAGLATVTPAAGLVSMPVAALMGIIGAITCYLAVHIKNRMEWDDALDVWGVHGIGGVTGTILLGVFASTAINPAGTDGLLYGGTAFFIKELVVVVITSIYAFVFTYVMLILIDIITPVKVSDEEELAGLDISIHGECAYDTGVF, encoded by the coding sequence ATGTTAAACACTGGTTCAACAGGCTTTATGCTGCTTGCGACAAGTCTTGTAATGCTTATGACTCCTGGTCTGGCATTCTTTTACGGAGGGCTTGCCTGTAAGAGAAATATATTAGGAATTATGATGCAGAGTTTTGTTTCTCTGGGAATAACAACTATTTTGTGGTTTTTTGTCGGGTATTCTCTATGCTTCAGTGGGGGAGAAGGCGCAATTATAGGAGACCTGGACAAGATGTTCTTGCATGGGATCACTCCGCTTACTCCATTTAAAAACGGAGGATTCCCGGAACTTGTTTTCGTAGCTTATCAAATGATGTTTGCAATCATTACTCCGGCCCTTATTACAGGAGCATTCGCAAACAGGGTTACTTTTAAGGCTTATCTTATCTTCCTGGTCGTCTGGCAACTCTTTGTTTACTATCCTTTTGCCCATATGGTCTGGGGAGGTGGTCTGCTTGCAGAAATGGGAGTTCTTGACTTTGCAGGCGGAATAGTTGTTCACGCGACAGCAGGAGCTGCAGCCCTTGCCTCGGTCTTTTACGTGGGCTCAAGGAAATATAAAGATTCAAAGCCAAATAGCATCCCCTTAATGGCTATAGGAACTGCACTCCTCTGGTTTGGCTGGTACGGTTTTAACGCTGGCAGTGAACTAAATGTGGACGGAATTACGGCACTTGCATTCCTGAACAGTGATATTGCAGCTTCTTTTGCAGCTATTACCTGGATGATAATAGAATGGTTAAAAGAAACAAAACCAAAATTTGTAGGGTTCATGACAGGAGCAGTTGCCGGTCTTGCAACAGTTACTCCTGCAGCAGGTCTTGTTAGTATGCCCGTTGCTGCATTGATGGGTATCATCGGAGCTATTACCTGCTATCTTGCGGTTCATATCAAAAACAGAATGGAATGGGATGATGCCCTTGACGTCTGGGGGGTTCATGGAATCGGAGGCGTGACCGGAACAATTCTCCTTGGAGTCTTTGCATCTACGGCTATAAATCCTGCAGGCACTGACGGGCTGCTTTACGGTGGCACTGCATTCTTTATCAAAGAACTCGTGGTTGTTGTGATTACTTCAATCTACGCATTTGTATTTACTTATGTCATGCTGATTTTGATAGACATAATAACCCCTGTCAAGGTTTCGGATGAAGAAGAACTTGCAGGTCTGGATATCTCAATCCATGGAGAATGTGCCTATGATACAGGGGTTTTCTGA
- a CDS encoding ammonium transporter: MLNTGSTGFMLLATSLVMLMTPGLAFFYGGLACKRNILGIMMQSFVSLGLTTILWFCVGYSLCFSGGEGAILGNLDKMFLNGITPTDMFGSAGFPELVFVAYQMMFAIITPALITGAFANRITFKAYIIFLVIWQLFVYYPFVHMVWGGGLLASMGVIDFAGGIVVHATAGFAALASVFYVGSRKYKDSKPNNIPLMAIGTALLWFGWYGFNAGSELNVDGITALAFLNSDIAASFAAITWMIIEWLRETKPKFVGLMTGAVAGLATITPAAGLVSMHVAALMGIIGAIVCYSAVHIKNRMEWDDALDVWGVHGIGGVTGTIFLGIFASTAINPVGANGLLYGGTAFFIKELVVVVGASIYAFVFTYIMLMLINIITPVKVSDEEELAGLDMSMHGECAYDAIH; the protein is encoded by the coding sequence ATGTTAAATACTGGTTCAACAGGCTTTATGCTGCTTGCGACAAGTCTTGTAATGCTTATGACTCCTGGTCTGGCATTCTTTTACGGAGGGCTTGCCTGTAAGAGAAACATTTTAGGAATTATGATGCAAAGTTTTGTTTCTCTCGGGCTGACGACTATTTTATGGTTTTGCGTGGGATATTCTCTGTGCTTCAGTGGAGGAGAAGGTGCAATCCTGGGAAACCTGGACAAAATGTTTTTGAATGGGATTACCCCGACTGATATGTTTGGGAGCGCGGGGTTCCCGGAACTCGTCTTCGTAGCTTATCAAATGATGTTTGCAATCATTACTCCGGCCCTTATTACGGGAGCATTTGCAAACAGAATCACTTTTAAGGCTTACATTATTTTCCTTGTCATCTGGCAGCTTTTTGTTTACTATCCTTTTGTCCACATGGTCTGGGGAGGCGGCCTGCTTGCAAGTATGGGGGTCATTGACTTTGCAGGCGGAATCGTGGTTCATGCAACGGCCGGATTTGCAGCCCTTGCCTCGGTCTTTTACGTGGGCTCAAGGAAATATAAAGATTCAAAGCCAAACAACATTCCCTTAATGGCTATAGGAACTGCACTTCTCTGGTTTGGCTGGTACGGGTTTAATGCTGGCAGTGAACTAAATGTAGACGGGATCACAGCACTTGCATTTCTGAACAGCGATATTGCAGCTTCTTTTGCGGCTATTACCTGGATGATAATAGAATGGTTAAGAGAAACAAAACCGAAGTTTGTAGGGCTTATGACAGGAGCAGTTGCCGGTCTTGCAACCATTACCCCTGCAGCAGGTCTTGTTTCCATGCATGTGGCTGCATTAATGGGTATTATCGGAGCTATTGTATGCTACTCTGCAGTGCATATTAAAAACAGGATGGAATGGGATGATGCCCTGGATGTATGGGGAGTTCACGGAATCGGAGGAGTAACAGGGACAATTTTCCTTGGAATCTTTGCCTCAACTGCCATAAACCCGGTGGGAGCTAACGGACTGCTTTACGGTGGTACTGCATTCTTTATCAAAGAACTCGTGGTTGTTGTAGGCGCTTCGATATATGCATTTGTGTTTACCTACATTATGCTGATGCTTATAAACATAATAACACCAGTCAAAGTTTCGGACGAAGAAGAACTTGCAGGTCTGGATATGTCTATGCACGGGGAATGTGCATACGATGCGATTCACTGA
- a CDS encoding ammonium transporter: MAIVAADTVWVLISSALVLLMLPGLALFYGGLVQRKNVLSSMMHSFVAMGVMALEWVIIGYSLAFGEGNGFVGSLEHLFLRGIDPYSVTGTIPTYAFVAFQGMFAIITPALISGAIVGRVKFKSYIAFIALWGLIVYAPVCHWVWGGGFLTGEALDFAGGTVVHITSGISSLAILTFLGKRRGYGVDSIKPHNVTLTLLGTGLLWFGWFGFNAGSSLAANEIAALAFITTLVAPAAAGFVWMSLEWIHLGRPTALGFATGVLAGLVAITPAAGFVTPMAAIPIGAITSFICYQAVMLKGRFGYDDSLDAFGVHGVGGITGAIITGVFASVGSTGLLLGNYEQLMLQIEGVIATLVYASVCTLAIGFVLHKTIGLKVSESEENIGLDKTQHGEAAYNI; this comes from the coding sequence ATGGCTATTGTAGCAGCAGATACCGTATGGGTGTTGATTTCATCAGCACTGGTATTATTAATGCTCCCCGGGCTTGCACTATTTTATGGAGGGCTTGTTCAACGTAAGAACGTTCTTAGCAGCATGATGCACTCATTTGTTGCAATGGGAGTAATGGCTCTCGAATGGGTTATAATAGGTTACTCTCTTGCCTTTGGAGAAGGTAACGGATTTGTGGGCAGCCTTGAACATCTATTTCTGCGGGGAATTGATCCTTACTCGGTAACAGGAACAATTCCAACATACGCATTTGTTGCATTTCAGGGAATGTTTGCAATAATTACTCCTGCCCTGATATCGGGAGCTATAGTCGGGCGTGTTAAATTCAAATCATATATTGCATTCATTGCACTCTGGGGACTGATTGTCTACGCACCCGTCTGCCACTGGGTCTGGGGCGGCGGATTTCTGACAGGAGAAGCCCTTGACTTTGCAGGAGGCACTGTCGTCCATATAACATCGGGTATTTCTTCCCTTGCAATTCTGACCTTCCTCGGAAAGAGAAGAGGATACGGGGTAGATTCCATAAAGCCGCATAATGTTACCCTCACTCTCCTCGGAACCGGGCTTCTCTGGTTCGGATGGTTCGGGTTCAATGCTGGATCCTCCCTTGCTGCAAATGAGATCGCAGCCCTCGCTTTCATTACAACACTCGTAGCTCCAGCAGCTGCAGGGTTTGTCTGGATGTCCCTTGAATGGATCCATCTGGGGCGCCCTACTGCCCTCGGGTTTGCGACCGGCGTCCTGGCAGGGCTTGTTGCAATAACACCGGCTGCAGGTTTTGTTACCCCAATGGCAGCAATTCCAATTGGGGCGATTACAAGCTTTATCTGCTACCAGGCCGTAATGCTCAAAGGAAGATTCGGTTATGACGACTCCCTTGATGCTTTCGGAGTCCATGGAGTAGGCGGGATAACAGGTGCAATCATAACAGGAGTGTTTGCAAGTGTAGGATCCACTGGTCTCCTGCTCGGCAACTACGAACAGCTGATGCTCCAGATAGAAGGCGTCATTGCCACACTTGTCTATGCAAGTGTTTGTACACTGGCTATCGGGTTTGTGCTCCACAAAACTATAGGGCTCAAAGTCAGTGAGAGTGAAGAAAACATAGGACTTGACAAAACACAGCACGGTGAAGCTGCATATAACATTTGA